The nucleotide window GCGTCCCTAATGTTTCAAACGCCTTGGCATGTTTTGCTTTCATCCAGGTTTCGTAAATCTGTCCTTTCTTGGCGCCTTTGTGGCACATTTTGCATTTCTTTACGCCGACATACTTAAATGTTTTCGCATCCTGAGCGAACGCAATAACAAACAAAGCAACGACCGAAATCAGTGTCAGCGCAGCAATGACCTTCTTCATAATACCTCCTCGTAATTAATGTTAACGGGCGAATTAGTCATATCAAAGCAATCATTAATTTAAAATTTTTTTACTAAATGTCAAGTAATTTCTCTCAGCGAAAATTAAAAGGAAGTTTTCGCAATCAAACCCTTATGATAAATTCGACATCTGCACGCCGAAAGATTCCAACTCTTACTACGAGAAATTGGGAAAAAAGTTCAGTTATTCCCATTTTTTGAGCCGTGGCCAGGAAAAACACAAATCATATTTTTGCGCCGATACGCAAACTTCATGTAAAATTTCAGCATTCGCTCCCAATCATTAGGCAACTTCGTCATTCCACAGTTAGTTCGCTCAGTTAATTTCCAAACTTTTCCCTTGCAAAAATCAATTTTAAATCTTATCTTTGTTAGATTTTTCTTCCGAACAAAAACCGATGAAATGCGAATAACTACCGGAGTTAACAGATGGAAAAAATCAGCATTGTGATGATTTACAACGACAAATTAGGTTACGACGATGCGCAATTCGATCACTCAATCCAAAGTCTCATCGAGCAAAACTATGAAAAATGGGAACTCATTTTAGTTGACGAACGGGGCGAAAATTCTGGCTATCCCGAAATTATGAAAAACGAGAAAATCATTCATTTACCCATCGATCTCAAAAATCGCGCTCATTCAATAAATCAGGGACTGAAAAAATGCAGCGGCGAATTTGTCGCGTTGGTGAATAACGAGCAATCTCAAATAACGTTTCGTCTCAGCACACTGGAACTTTTTCTCGGCGTTGCCAAACGACACGACGACACAGGAATGGTGTACGCAGACTACCGTTTGATCGAGGCCGACGGCAGCGAAAAAGATATTCATCTGCTCAATTATCATCATGGCAGACTACGAGACAATATGGATTTTGGCGCCGTCTGGTTTTTTTCCAAAAAAGTACTCGAGCAAATGAACGGCATGAATGAAAAATATCAGGCTGCTCATTGGTACGATCTGCGCCTTCGTGCTTCGGAAAAATATCAACTTTATCACATTGAAGCCAAACAAAACGGTCATCTCTACTTAGCCAAAGCAGCGGCGAAAACGCACAATGTTTTTGATTATCTTCTCGCCGGAAAAAATATCCAACTGGAAATGGAAACCGCCGTCACCGAATATCTCAAACGTGTCGGCGCCTACCTTGCTCCCGGGCAAAATTATCACAAAGTAGAATATTCCGAGGAAGAAGAAAAGAAATTCGACGCGTGCATCGCCAGCGTGGTCATCCCTGTTTTCGACAGAAAAGAATTCATCGGCACCGCCATCGAAAGCGTGCAGGCGCAGACGGTGCAAAGCGTGGAAGTACTCGTCGTCGTCAATGGCGGGCCCAAAGATCCCACAATTGAAGGCGTGAAGCCGTACCTACCCGGCGGCGAAAAATATGATCCGAACAAGCCAGCGGTAAGATTAATCGTGGAAGATGTGAATAATATCGGCCATTGTCTGAACAAAGGAATCAGCGCAGCTCGGGGAAAATTTTATGTCCAACTCGACTCCGACGACCGGCTGAAGCCGACTGCCGTGGAAAAATTGTTGTCTGTTTTTAATTCAGACCCACATATCGGCATGGTGATCGGCTCTTACGAAGTCTGGCAAAAAGACCAGAAAACAGCCAAAATCACGCGCATGGAAGAGATTCCCGTAGTTACCCACGACGAGTGGACTGAAGAAAACGGAAGA belongs to Calditrichota bacterium and includes:
- a CDS encoding glycosyltransferase — translated: MEKISIVMIYNDKLGYDDAQFDHSIQSLIEQNYEKWELILVDERGENSGYPEIMKNEKIIHLPIDLKNRAHSINQGLKKCSGEFVALVNNEQSQITFRLSTLELFLGVAKRHDDTGMVYADYRLIEADGSEKDIHLLNYHHGRLRDNMDFGAVWFFSKKVLEQMNGMNEKYQAAHWYDLRLRASEKYQLYHIEAKQNGHLYLAKAAAKTHNVFDYLLAGKNIQLEMETAVTEYLKRVGAYLAPGQNYHKVEYSEEEEKKFDACIASVVIPVFDRKEFIGTAIESVQAQTVQSVEVLVVVNGGPKDPTIEGVKPYLPGGEKYDPNKPAVRLIVEDVNNIGHCLNKGISAARGKFYVQLDSDDRLKPTAVEKLLSVFNSDPHIGMVIGSYEVWQKDQKTAKITRMEEIPVVTHDEWTEENGRNNLLRINGAGAPRSAHIKLIKELGGFGMNDSPYCRNYGEDYDLVLRMSEKYRIGRVWDPIYDVIRHAGGTDHSIDEITIDRNDNAKDYMRLEAIERRKEINHNQ